From Paenibacillus graminis, a single genomic window includes:
- a CDS encoding AraC family transcriptional regulator: MKHAQYYQQFHGDILAEIGNSPTSPTKDFHIHDHYEIFLFLGGQVNCFVEQYSYPLSPGNVLIFNNHEIHKIINRSPEPYERITIHFKAPLVYPFCTADTNLLACFQNRQTGEHNLSEMDKAQLEAFTGLAFRLIDILKHPRYGSDILALTYLIQLLVQVNDLYSRSFAAVPSLISTLIQSAMTYIDNHLHLALSLEGIAEELSVDKYYLSHLFKQQTGGTLYRYVLLKKITLAKQLLTAGNSVSDTCYLSGFNDYANFIRTFKNFTGHTPGQYGKKS; the protein is encoded by the coding sequence ATGAAGCATGCCCAATATTATCAGCAGTTCCATGGTGATATCCTGGCGGAAATCGGCAATTCCCCGACCTCTCCCACCAAGGATTTTCACATTCATGACCATTATGAAATCTTTCTGTTCCTGGGCGGGCAGGTGAACTGTTTTGTGGAACAGTACAGCTATCCTCTGAGTCCCGGAAATGTTCTAATCTTCAACAATCATGAAATCCATAAAATCATCAACCGGTCCCCGGAGCCCTATGAACGGATTACGATCCACTTCAAAGCTCCTCTGGTTTACCCTTTTTGCACCGCTGACACGAATCTGCTCGCCTGCTTCCAGAACCGTCAGACCGGAGAACATAACCTTTCGGAGATGGATAAGGCACAGCTTGAAGCTTTTACCGGACTGGCATTCCGTCTCATCGATATCCTGAAGCATCCGCGGTACGGCAGCGACATTCTGGCGCTCACTTATCTGATTCAGCTGCTGGTGCAGGTTAACGATCTGTACAGCCGCAGCTTTGCGGCGGTTCCCAGTCTGATCTCCACACTGATTCAGTCGGCCATGACCTATATTGATAACCATCTGCATCTGGCCCTTTCGCTGGAGGGGATTGCTGAGGAACTTTCCGTAGATAAGTATTATCTGAGCCATCTGTTCAAACAGCAGACCGGAGGAACCCTCTACCGTTATGTCCTGTTGAAAAAAATAACCTTAGCCAAGCAGCTCCTCACCGCCGGCAACTCGGTATCTGACACCTGCTATCTGTCCGGCTTCAATGATTACGCCAATTTCATCCGTACCTTCAAGAATTTCACGGGCCACACCCCCGGCCAATACGGAAAAAAAAGCTAG
- a CDS encoding S-layer homology domain-containing protein codes for MFRKRIRRRYKFISSRATMLLLLLTVIVSTLQPAGLIAADPPLPSTVVIEDFENNLSDNVLVQKRNFAGAMSLESDPRHVRSGNNSVRLDYDYIGVKENPSYVYVGPAAPYPVTGLPQKIGMWVYGNNDGHLIFSKLRDGNGKSFEVEYLDENVGVDWTGWKYIEGEIPQNKVGPIQLEIYMRIEQSIFEKKNKGTVWVDDVRLVYGQDPNEDMGVPTLDVLSPANEAVIHTNSPHIQLAATDAQTGIDPGSVTLNLDGHPVQPEYEAASGLISYQPSTPLAGGYHTVQSAVYDRSGNRAESSSTFFIQDGIQYHLDAPTEVISNKTFPLKLQIKNAVDLQNAYAELQYDPQTLEITTAEPKAAASSVTQNEIDPVKGQYRLQLAGLSKDSLAADGTIALLNVAVKPSAKMERGEAFKSIVMSDGSFRVSVGEAVYALAAPHRYTIGFPYVLTVKGSSLHTKSTLRVTDDAGVPVEGVSIIPSDPLFPQYFAEVKPVTADVYADADPASAKLTSATQGEQFYSNGVTRGEYTEILLPVGKATGWIATAAIHAKLLKDGWGLTDAKGEVQTRLTTLALTKLNLQAVNGDKVSKVFSLSVVPQLGSDKPEYVRTYVTEDMKTTQSIVWKTAPRVESGVIQYVEASKFTGFGQSNIKEQTAEPQLLLAPDRVGETLFHKGMLQSLLPGTEYIYRVGSPGLWSEPHRFTTEAAAPGSFSFLFVTDSHNNTEEAYHIHQNLLSSAFSSYPDTRFVMHGGDIVDDGGIMGEWEQDMKATQLYSGSVPSAYAMGNHDVKNGGKEVFRTALGLPGNGMPGQEQLTYSYDYEDTHFIVLNSEADEVDMQKQAEWLRKNLSASSQKWKVAMFHRPAYHTEDGRGPELVTKYLAPVLEELGVDLVLVGHDHALAWTYPMKNGQPVKDGRPGTVYLSGGSSGWKFYDAVKFDYLEYLYDDNFPVYSAITVGKDQIVIEARKADGEQLQALTIEKAKTSEPEPEPGTSPTQTPSPLPSSDPSPSPSHTPSPNPSPIPGSGTGSNPGTVPSTVPSTVPTAAPTPVPTAKPVPVETPQGSIFAAGVNSQALKDTLKGVIAGKDGRVPVPALKDIADLWSTRTISAFLKLKVINGYADGTFRPDKAITRGEFAAVVAKAFGLAKSDASTLQWSDVKTHWAQEAIAVLASNGIIAGYPDGTFKPNREISRSEIIMILSKIVNFNSAAPVKAGITFSDTAHSWNKDQIARAAQIGLINGRGNDKFAPAQSSTRAEALTVIMNALCLDPEIKALTDQLSN; via the coding sequence ATGTTCAGAAAACGTATTCGCCGAAGGTATAAATTTATATCCTCGAGAGCAACAATGCTCCTCCTACTCCTCACCGTTATCGTAAGCACCCTGCAACCGGCAGGCCTCATTGCTGCTGACCCGCCCCTCCCGAGTACCGTAGTCATCGAGGATTTCGAGAATAACCTGAGCGATAACGTGCTGGTGCAAAAAAGGAATTTCGCAGGCGCCATGAGCCTGGAATCCGATCCCCGGCATGTCCGCTCAGGAAATAATTCCGTACGTCTGGATTATGATTACATTGGCGTTAAGGAAAACCCCTCCTATGTATATGTAGGCCCTGCAGCTCCTTATCCGGTCACCGGCCTTCCCCAAAAAATCGGGATGTGGGTGTATGGCAATAACGATGGACATCTCATCTTCAGCAAGCTCAGGGACGGCAACGGCAAGTCCTTTGAGGTGGAATATTTGGACGAGAACGTTGGCGTGGACTGGACGGGCTGGAAATACATTGAGGGTGAAATCCCCCAAAATAAAGTAGGTCCTATCCAGCTGGAAATCTACATGCGGATTGAACAATCCATTTTTGAGAAGAAAAATAAAGGGACCGTATGGGTCGATGACGTCCGCCTGGTCTATGGGCAGGACCCTAATGAAGATATGGGCGTCCCGACACTGGATGTACTTTCTCCGGCTAATGAAGCAGTCATCCATACGAACTCACCCCACATTCAGCTTGCGGCCACAGATGCACAAACAGGCATTGATCCCGGCTCAGTTACGTTGAATCTGGATGGGCATCCTGTACAGCCTGAGTACGAAGCTGCCAGCGGCCTCATTTCCTACCAGCCTTCCACTCCGCTGGCAGGAGGCTATCATACCGTCCAGTCGGCCGTATATGACAGATCCGGCAACCGCGCCGAGAGCAGCAGCACCTTTTTTATACAAGACGGAATTCAATATCACCTGGACGCCCCCACAGAGGTTATCAGCAACAAGACGTTCCCATTGAAGCTTCAGATCAAAAATGCTGTTGATTTACAAAATGCCTATGCCGAGCTTCAATACGATCCCCAGACGTTGGAAATCACCACCGCTGAACCTAAGGCAGCGGCATCGTCCGTTACGCAGAATGAGATCGACCCTGTAAAAGGACAGTACCGGCTGCAGCTTGCCGGACTGAGCAAGGATTCCTTGGCGGCGGACGGGACCATTGCGCTATTGAATGTGGCCGTAAAACCCAGTGCCAAAATGGAGCGCGGCGAGGCCTTCAAATCCATCGTGATGAGCGACGGCAGTTTTCGAGTGAGCGTAGGTGAAGCTGTCTATGCGCTGGCTGCCCCCCACCGGTATACAATTGGTTTTCCTTACGTACTCACTGTAAAAGGGAGCTCCCTCCATACGAAAAGCACCCTCCGTGTCACAGATGATGCAGGAGTGCCGGTCGAAGGGGTGTCCATCATCCCGTCCGATCCTCTTTTTCCTCAGTATTTCGCTGAGGTGAAGCCGGTTACGGCTGATGTCTATGCGGATGCTGATCCCGCTTCGGCCAAGCTCACTTCCGCCACCCAAGGCGAACAATTCTATTCGAATGGAGTTACCCGCGGGGAATATACCGAAATTCTACTGCCGGTCGGCAAAGCAACAGGCTGGATTGCCACTGCCGCTATTCATGCAAAGCTCCTCAAGGATGGATGGGGCCTGACGGACGCTAAGGGTGAAGTCCAGACCCGTCTGACAACTTTGGCCTTAACGAAGCTTAATCTCCAGGCTGTGAATGGGGATAAGGTCAGCAAGGTGTTCTCTCTGTCCGTAGTGCCGCAGCTTGGCTCAGATAAGCCTGAATATGTAAGAACCTATGTTACAGAGGATATGAAGACAACCCAGAGCATCGTCTGGAAAACTGCACCCCGTGTGGAGAGCGGTGTGATCCAATATGTGGAGGCCAGTAAGTTCACTGGTTTCGGACAGTCTAATATCAAAGAGCAGACGGCGGAACCGCAGCTTCTGCTGGCTCCCGACCGTGTCGGAGAAACGTTGTTTCACAAAGGGATGCTGCAGAGCCTCTTACCGGGTACAGAATACATTTACCGTGTGGGATCTCCGGGATTGTGGAGTGAGCCGCATAGGTTTACTACAGAAGCAGCAGCTCCGGGCTCCTTTTCCTTCTTATTTGTAACTGATTCTCACAATAATACGGAAGAGGCCTACCACATTCATCAAAATTTGCTGAGCAGTGCATTTAGCAGCTACCCGGATACCCGGTTTGTGATGCATGGCGGGGATATTGTCGATGATGGCGGTATTATGGGCGAATGGGAACAGGACATGAAGGCCACACAGCTATACAGCGGCAGCGTACCTTCTGCCTATGCGATGGGCAATCATGATGTGAAGAATGGCGGAAAAGAAGTATTTAGAACCGCTTTGGGGCTGCCAGGCAACGGAATGCCCGGACAGGAGCAGCTGACCTATTCGTATGACTATGAGGATACTCATTTTATCGTGCTCAATTCAGAAGCTGATGAAGTGGACATGCAGAAACAGGCAGAGTGGCTGCGGAAGAATTTAAGTGCCAGCTCCCAAAAGTGGAAGGTCGCTATGTTCCACCGGCCTGCTTATCATACGGAAGATGGACGCGGTCCGGAGCTCGTCACCAAATATCTGGCTCCTGTCCTTGAGGAGCTTGGTGTAGACCTGGTGCTGGTGGGACATGATCATGCGCTTGCCTGGACCTATCCTATGAAGAATGGCCAGCCGGTGAAGGATGGCCGCCCAGGCACGGTGTATCTGTCCGGCGGGTCCTCCGGCTGGAAATTCTACGATGCGGTCAAGTTCGATTACCTGGAGTATCTGTACGATGACAATTTCCCGGTATATTCGGCCATTACGGTCGGCAAAGATCAGATTGTGATTGAAGCCAGAAAGGCCGATGGCGAACAACTGCAAGCATTGACCATTGAAAAGGCTAAAACCTCAGAGCCTGAACCTGAGCCTGGCACAAGTCCAACCCAGACACCAAGTCCGTTACCAAGCTCAGATCCAAGTCCGTCACCAAGCCACACGCCAAGTCCGAACCCTAGCCCGATCCCTGGCTCCGGGACAGGCTCAAATCCGGGCACGGTGCCTAGTACAGTGCCAAGCACGGTGCCTACGGCAGCACCCACACCTGTTCCGACAGCCAAACCTGTGCCTGTTGAAACGCCACAAGGTTCCATATTTGCTGCCGGAGTAAACTCCCAAGCCTTAAAAGACACACTAAAGGGCGTGATTGCCGGGAAAGACGGGAGAGTTCCTGTACCTGCTCTTAAGGACATTGCTGACCTGTGGAGCACCCGGACGATATCGGCTTTCCTTAAGCTGAAGGTCATCAACGGTTATGCCGATGGCACCTTCAGACCGGACAAAGCCATCACCAGAGGGGAATTCGCTGCTGTCGTTGCCAAAGCATTTGGGCTGGCGAAATCAGACGCTTCTACCCTTCAATGGAGTGATGTTAAGACCCATTGGGCCCAAGAAGCGATTGCTGTTTTAGCTTCCAATGGGATCATTGCCGGTTATCCAGACGGAACCTTTAAACCCAACCGGGAAATAAGCCGCTCTGAGATCATTATGATCTTGTCCAAGATCGTGAACTTCAACAGCGCAGCACCGGTAAAAGCCGGCATCACCTTCAGCGACACGGCTCATTCGTGGAACAAGGACCAGATTGCCAGAGCTGCCCAAATCGGGCTAATTAACGGAAGAGGCAACGATAAATTCGCCCCTGCCCAATCATCGACCCGGGCAGAGGCATTGACCGTCATCATGAATGCCCTTTGTCTGGACCCGGAAATCAAAGCTCTAACGGATCAATTATCTAATTAA
- a CDS encoding DUF2264 domain-containing protein gives MNGKEQRKYWLDTMLLIGAPVLEALKRRTLTKTLPVEFHSGRGGFAPLEAFARLACGMAPWLELEGLEGEEEKLRGYYAKLMLEALDAATDPESADVMDFEAEGQPLVDAAFLAHALVRAPKRLASQLNERVRGNVIAALKKTRRTAPSGSNWLLFSAMVEAALYILGDPEYDRMRVGYAVHMFMDWYKGDGVYGDGKDFRWDYYNSFVIQPMLVDVITLFEQDSAHYPQLKPLVMQRARRYATVLERMIAPDGTYPFLGRSIVYRFGAFQLLAQAALQHFLEESLQPAQVRCALTAVIKRIMEFPGNLDENGWLRPGVYGYQPELAESYINTGSLYLCATVFLPLGLLPEDSFWSGENQNWTSRQIAAGENVIRDHAL, from the coding sequence ATGAACGGTAAGGAACAGCGTAAATATTGGCTGGATACGATGCTGCTGATCGGTGCTCCGGTGCTGGAAGCATTGAAGCGGAGGACACTTACGAAAACGCTGCCGGTGGAATTCCATAGCGGCCGGGGCGGGTTCGCGCCGCTTGAAGCTTTTGCCCGGCTGGCCTGCGGGATGGCGCCCTGGCTGGAGCTGGAAGGCCTTGAGGGTGAAGAAGAAAAGCTTAGAGGTTATTACGCTAAGCTGATGCTGGAAGCGCTTGATGCGGCTACGGACCCGGAATCTGCGGATGTTATGGATTTTGAGGCGGAGGGCCAGCCGCTGGTCGATGCGGCTTTTCTGGCGCATGCGCTGGTGCGCGCACCAAAGCGCCTGGCCTCTCAGCTGAATGAACGCGTCAGGGGCAACGTGATTGCGGCATTAAAAAAGACCCGGCGGACGGCCCCCAGCGGCAGCAACTGGCTGCTGTTCAGCGCAATGGTGGAAGCAGCTCTATACATTCTCGGCGATCCGGAATACGACCGGATGCGGGTAGGTTATGCAGTCCATATGTTCATGGACTGGTATAAAGGCGACGGAGTATACGGGGACGGCAAAGATTTTCGCTGGGATTATTACAACAGCTTTGTTATTCAGCCGATGCTCGTGGATGTGATTACCCTTTTTGAGCAGGATTCGGCGCATTATCCCCAATTGAAGCCTCTGGTTATGCAGCGGGCCCGGCGGTATGCCACTGTGCTTGAGCGGATGATCGCACCGGACGGGACTTATCCGTTCCTTGGACGTTCCATCGTGTACCGCTTCGGGGCGTTTCAGCTGCTCGCGCAGGCGGCGCTTCAGCATTTCCTTGAAGAATCCCTGCAGCCTGCACAGGTTCGCTGTGCCCTGACGGCTGTGATCAAGCGGATTATGGAGTTCCCGGGCAACCTGGATGAGAACGGCTGGCTGCGCCCGGGTGTATACGGCTATCAGCCGGAGCTGGCAGAGAGCTATATCAATACAGGCAGCTTGTACTTGTGCGCAACCGTATTTCTTCCGCTGGGGCTGCTGCCTGAAGATTCATTCTGGAGCGGGGAGAATCAGAATTGGACTTCACGGCAAATTGCTGCAGGTGAGAATGTTATACGCGATCATGCTTTGTAA
- a CDS encoding heparinase II/III family protein, with translation MNQQELLDILREAGPLQASHYYPQGDQDTFWKRAAESGEWKESISEIRAEGLRLEALDIPELAYSLFTAFARTGSRLEYERVYFERRRRLNTYALLVLLEPENPGYLRGLEDILWSICGEYTWCLPAHLPPDFAVTEIGRFIDLFSAETGFTLSEISLLLGGRLPPLLRSRISAEVERRIFRPFLEDGPYHWETVTHNWSAVCAGSIGAAAMLALDDPAQLSRILHKTERSMHFYLEGFGEDGACAEGLGYWNYGFGYFTYYSDLLRARSGGKLDWFQCDKVRSIAAFQQKCFIGGSLVANFSDSTPRVRVHMGLSHYLADKYSGVEFPPAQLRAPYTEDHCSRWAPVLRNLIWTRQARVAQEWAAASFYLPDVAWIVARHGSPGKVFGFAAKGGHNDEPHNHNDLGHFILAGGGEIYAADLGSGEYTADYFGKGRYQYDCNGSQGHSVPIISGRYQSAGPEYAAAVLYAAAGTDRDELKLELSKAYETEGLKSLVRTLVWHKEELPRLELCDEYLYEGAPESWTERFVTWRQPELLRPGIVLLPGSDGGRVEVHYDDKLVEPEFTLREYRDHYGRETVWHTLDFHVLRPGSEGRFVFTFQFLS, from the coding sequence ATGAATCAACAGGAATTGCTTGATATCCTCCGGGAGGCTGGTCCGCTGCAGGCGAGCCACTATTATCCGCAGGGGGATCAGGATACTTTCTGGAAGCGGGCAGCAGAGTCCGGCGAATGGAAGGAGAGTATCTCTGAAATCCGGGCGGAGGGTCTGCGGCTGGAAGCTCTGGACATCCCGGAGCTGGCGTATTCCCTGTTCACGGCCTTTGCGCGTACAGGCTCCAGGCTGGAGTATGAACGGGTCTACTTCGAACGGAGAAGAAGGCTGAATACGTATGCTCTGCTTGTTCTGCTGGAGCCGGAGAATCCGGGATATCTGAGGGGGCTGGAGGATATCCTGTGGTCTATCTGCGGGGAGTACACCTGGTGTCTTCCTGCCCATTTGCCTCCGGATTTTGCGGTCACGGAGATCGGACGGTTTATTGATCTGTTTTCGGCTGAGACCGGTTTTACCTTAAGCGAAATATCGTTACTTCTGGGCGGGCGGCTGCCGCCGCTGCTGCGTTCCCGGATCTCGGCTGAAGTGGAACGCAGAATATTCCGGCCTTTTCTGGAAGACGGCCCTTATCACTGGGAGACCGTCACACATAACTGGTCTGCTGTCTGTGCAGGATCGATCGGGGCAGCGGCTATGCTGGCCCTGGATGACCCGGCTCAGCTGAGCCGGATTCTGCACAAGACGGAACGCAGCATGCACTTCTATCTGGAGGGCTTCGGGGAGGATGGAGCGTGTGCGGAGGGGCTTGGCTACTGGAATTACGGATTCGGATATTTCACGTATTACAGCGATCTTCTGCGGGCCAGAAGCGGAGGGAAGCTGGACTGGTTCCAATGTGACAAGGTCCGCAGCATCGCCGCGTTCCAGCAGAAATGCTTCATCGGCGGCAGCCTTGTAGCGAATTTCTCTGATTCGACGCCCCGGGTCCGCGTACATATGGGCCTGTCCCATTATCTGGCGGATAAATATTCCGGTGTCGAATTTCCTCCGGCGCAGCTTCGTGCCCCTTATACAGAGGATCATTGCAGCCGCTGGGCTCCGGTACTGCGCAATCTAATCTGGACAAGGCAGGCCAGGGTTGCGCAGGAGTGGGCTGCCGCCAGCTTTTATCTTCCTGATGTTGCCTGGATCGTTGCCCGGCACGGTTCTCCCGGGAAGGTCTTTGGCTTCGCCGCCAAGGGCGGGCATAACGATGAACCGCATAATCATAATGATCTGGGCCATTTCATTCTGGCCGGCGGCGGGGAAATCTACGCCGCGGACCTTGGAAGCGGAGAGTACACGGCGGATTATTTCGGCAAAGGCCGTTACCAGTATGACTGCAACGGTTCCCAGGGTCATTCGGTGCCGATTATCAGCGGCCGGTACCAGAGTGCTGGGCCGGAGTATGCCGCTGCAGTGCTGTATGCCGCCGCTGGGACGGACAGGGACGAGCTAAAGCTGGAGTTGTCTAAGGCTTATGAAACGGAAGGCCTGAAGTCACTGGTCCGTACTCTGGTATGGCACAAGGAGGAACTCCCCCGTTTGGAGCTGTGTGACGAGTACCTGTATGAGGGGGCGCCGGAGAGCTGGACCGAGCGGTTCGTAACCTGGCGGCAGCCGGAACTCCTCCGGCCCGGCATCGTTCTGCTGCCGGGAAGTGATGGCGGCAGAGTAGAAGTACATTATGATGATAAGCTGGTGGAACCCGAATTTACGCTGCGTGAGTACCGTGATCATTACGGCCGGGAGACGGTCTGGCATACGCTGGATTTTCATGTGCTGCGGCCCGGCTCTGAGGGCAGATTTGTATTCACATTTCAGTTCCTATCATAG